The stretch of DNA acCCCTAGGCCCGCTGGATGGTGGTCGCAGAGCCTACAGGGACTGCCTGGGTGATTAATCCCAGGAAGgagaagaaagggtgagagaccgtgctgaagcggggatgtcctgtccttggcattggacttacagaggagagtttctctgagctcacatGGGGCCGAggtcccctaggaaggaaggaagcGAGgccatgctgaagcggggacatccactCCAAACACTGGACTATCAGATAAGATAAACCCTTTATTGCCTGCCGTGTGCACAGACTGTGtagattgttgcatatgccaggacATGTTTTTGGGTTGGGAATCagtttagctgtccatccagttagtatGGGTTAAAGCTACCCtgtagttagttttccctaaagggaataggtgttctttttatgttttgatttgccttaaagggatggtgggcctgttgAGGTATGcattaatccctgtaaataagcCCCAACGAGAGAAATGCTACGTTTCCTGCCTTAAATTGGGACTAAAGAGACTGCAGCGTGTTGTGGGCATCACACTATATAGTTACATCTTTGCTCAGTGATTTGATCACACCGATGTGTGCACCTATAGGGTGACGTACAGCTGCGATACATGTTTGTTGTTTATTCTGTGGCAATTAATATTGTCGCTACTATAGGGAACAATCCTCCTAAAATTAATTTGAACTTGTGATACCCGTTTGAATTGCCTCATTACTAAGGCTCCTTTCGTGACAGATAGGCATTCAATTAATGTTGAATTTACAATTGAATGAAAACCGCTGCTAAGTAGGAGTATACATACACTTCTCTAAGGATTATACTGAACCAGCCTTTTGAGATAGAAGTTAATAAATACATACCACTTACGTGGCAGTACAGCTTACTATATCTTATGTATCCTCCTTCCACAGTAGTTTGTACAGTCCTCACCACTGGGGTTTTAATATTCACACAATGTAAATAAAGTACACAATGCGAGTTtagtatatatgttaataaagttgtattcttttatttttttaaatatctatttattttttgttattccCCTAAGAGGTAGTTATGACCAGTCTCCTTTAATTGATCCTGATATAGCCCTggtatttatttaccttttcaaTCATATACAAACATTATATTTGTTAAGATGTATCAATAGGTTGAGTGCAGCATTTGGGGACCTTTCTCCTGATCTCCTTTGATCAGACTCTGTGGATATGTTGTTTGTTCCCCTATGCACCACCTCAATGATCATACATCAGTTTTAGATACTTTGGTTGAGCGGTGAACATTAATTTGTgcatattcctgaatattatcccgtattaaaccttcaagtagtttccccactattaacgtcaggcttacaggtctgtaattgcccggttgtgatctagctccctttttaaatataggcaccacgtctgctttactcCAATCTTGTGGTaatgagcctgtggaaatagagtccttgaatattacatttaatgctttggctattactgaaccccttgagaactcttggctgtATGCCATCGGTGCCATATTATACTACATCAGAGCCTGACACGGCTAGTAAATATAAGAATAATGAACCCATAAATCTGTCGCTGTTCAAACAAGTTCAGCTTCGTAGAAATAGAGGCATCTGCAATGAATAACGAGTCTATTGTTTTCCCTGTCTGACTCTGTTTTAGTGCACAAACTAATATGTAAGTGCAGATTTGCTTTTATTttcttatatataaacatacttttTACACATATTCTCCCCGGTAGGTAATTTGCACAGAGATATCACACTACACCATGTCCGGAGAGGCTTGTCCCTCTATCGTCACACAAGAGGGCCATATTTCCACTGATTTTCTCTGTGAGATCCAAGGGTTACTGAGGCAGACTGATTCATATCCACAAGAGAAACCTGTCAGTGCCAGTTGTCCTCACTGGACCATGTGAGTTGTGGCATTTGCCACTTTTAAAGACACTATacatgtatcaaaatgtatttACATACAGTCTTGCACTATATGGGCCCTATTCACAAAGCGGCACACCCACGGGGTCCAACAGAGGACCCCCGctcacctgcggggaccacccgcacACCCGCAGGGACCGCcccgaggcccccagacacccacggggaccatccgaggaacccccggacacccatgggccCCCGGACAACCATgggtaccacctggaggccaccCGGAGACCCgcgggaccacccggagacccccgctttcctctggtatcaatcctgtgcaggaAAAAAAACATGCTCTTATGCATCTCTCAATCTTTTTAGCACCAGCCTTTGCTAAAATATTGAGAGATTTTATACACCGATaaacttatcacagctttgtgaatagctgttACTGGGCAAAAAAGGCTCTTTTGCCATTTTGTGGCCTATCGGATGACTTTTTTTGTCTCTGGCTGTTAATGGGCATTTAAAAGCCAATGTAGTGTGATACTGCGCTGttttcactgctttgtgaatagcagatcaggcagtatcgcgctataagagTATTTATTGCCCATTAAACCACttgtcactgctttgtgaataggcccctatgtgtcttTTTTCTATTTTCTGCGTATGATTCTGCACTCCGTGAAACACAACACTACCAAAATTCTGTTCTTCAGGTGCCACAGACGGCATTGGTAAAGCGTACGCGGAGGAGCTGGCGAGCCGCGGTGTGAACATTATCCTGATAAGCCGaaacagagagaagctgcagagAGTGTCTGACGCCATCGCTGGCACCTACGGGGTGAGGACCAGCTTTATAGAGGCGGATTTCAGCCGTGGCCGCGAGGTGTACCCCCCCATTAAGGAGGCCCTAAGACACGTGGACGTGGGCATTTTGGTGAACAATGCTGGGGTCTTCTATGAGGACCTCCAGTGTTTCACCACGGTCCCCGAAGATAAACAATGGGATATCATCAACGTCAACATTGCTGCAGCCACAATGATGGTGTATATAGTTCTGCCGGGTATGGTGAAAAGGAAGAGAGGAGCAATCGTCAATGTATCCTCAGGTTCCAGTTGCAAACCCACTCCTCAGATGACCCTGTATTCTGCCTCCAAGGTAACATAAAATATACTGATCTATCCATCCTATGGGAAGACCCCTCAAAAGGAATGGTATACCCCCAGCCGAGGTATCACAAGCGAACACAGAGATGGAATGTCTGGGCTGGTGAGGGCAGGGGCAAATACTCAAATCTGAGAGATTTCTCATGGCGAGAGTAGAGGACTGGCAACAAGGAGCGTGGAGGGGAGTATTTAGTATAATTATTTGAGTGTTCAGTGCTGACCCTGTGTATGATTAACCCCCACTCCAATGACCTTGGTAATTTCCAGTGCTGACCCCCTGTCATCCCGGGTctcaggggatgggggggtgattcATAGGGTGTAATAGTGCCGAGCTGGAAGGATCTGGGCGTTTCTCTGCACAAGTACCGCACTTTTACGAAGAATCACCACATGTTGTAATTTCTCTGTCACAACGTAtcctacatactgtatgagagaAAACAATGCAGGGATAAGCTGCcgccagtgctcaagggctagAGCGTGGATAATAAGTCCATAAATAATCAGAGACACACTGGTAAGGCACTTAATGAACTGACATGATAGAAAATCCAGTGGACACATGAAGCAGGTTGGGGTAGGGGTAATAACGGGTGCCCTTAAGAATCGCCCACCATCCTGAATGGGAACAGCCTGGCTGATGCTATGACACCCTCGACCCACTCTGCCAATGAAGTAACTGCTCTCACGCTGTGTCCGGTGTGTCCCACTGCAGAGGAGATGATGCACCGGAATAGGTGTCTGCGACTGTGTGTGAAATCCACGTGCAACCAGCTGAGGTACCCAGAACAGCAACAAGaaaagcggtgcactgaggtaaccAGGTAAAACCAACACGCAGCTCTAACGAAAAACGGCTATTTATTGAAATAGATGGACAAACATCATGCAACTAggtaacctctgacgcgtttcatcccgcaagggactttgtcaaagagtggatGGTAAATGTCTGTATACTCCCCTATATACTACCAACTATCCTGTAATAGGCTAAACACAAAATTGTTTTACTGGCAACTCTTCAACACAGCTGAGTTTTAATTATGAATTTATTTTTACTCATTGTGGATTAttgtttaatataattttttatttttattattatgttactttatatgtatgtgtgtacacatgtgtttatgtgtgcatatgcatgtgtgtgtgtgtgtatatgtgtatatatatatatatatatatatataaaaaatttatttatttttctaattattgttatattatatatatatatatatatatatatatatatatatatatatatattatcgatTAGAATTACTATAATCTCGTCTCTTGATATATTTCATAATGTTATTGTGATTATTTGTTTCTTTAACTAATCCCATCCTTGTTCTCATTCATATTACTTGTATGTTTggtttttatattatttatttgccATTACTGTTGTTACTATCTTACTGTACTGTTGCAATAagttatttgtgtatatattttttactatgtTTGTTATACATGTTGTTTAGCTGTTACTATGTATTAGCGATATCTGTATATTTTACTCCCCTTTCTATATACCACTATGTCTGCATAGATTGAATGGCACTCTCATTAATTAAGACTCAGCTGTGTAGAAGAGTTGCCAGTAAAACAATTTTGTGTTTAGCCTATCACAGGATAGTTGGTAGTATAAAGGGGAGTATACAGACATTTACCatccactctttgacaaagtcccttgcgggatgaaacgcgtcagaggttaccTAGTTGCCTGATGTTTGTCCATCTATTTCAATAAATAGACGTTTTTCGTTAGAGCTGCGTGTTGGTTTTACCTGGTTACCTCAGTGCACTGCTTTTCTTGTTGCTGTTCCGGATACTGTATGAGGTGGCTGTTGATCGTACATTTAAAGCAACTGTGAGTACAAAACTATATCAGTGCATCAAAGAAAAGTCATGTTTGTCCCTACAAGCACTGAATTACTGCCATTATTATGACATATCCAAGTAATCCGCTTAATAATCTTCTGTTTTCTTTTTCCTAGTCCTTTATGGACCATTTCAGCAGAACTCTGCATTATGAATATGCGTCCCAGGGGATTTTTATACAGAGTTTAGTCCCTTTTTTTGTGGTCACTAATATGATATCATTTAGCCGCATTCTTCAGAGAAAATCTTTCCTGGTACCTCTGGCTAAAGAGTATGTGCGACAGGCCGTGCTGACCCTGGGGATATCCCACAGGACTGCCGGATACTGGTCTCACACTATTCTGGTGAGTAATAAAACATCCTTCGTTTATTACCGAGCGCTTTTAATGTTATCTGGGTGTGGAAGGTACACAGGCTTCACGTGCATTTCCCAGGGGACTCTTTGGGGGAAACGCTGCTGGGCAAATGTGAGGCATTTTGTTTAATGattatatcatttatttattttatttataacatttatatagcgcccttatccaGGGCACTGtgcattagttagtaaaacaattGGTGGGGTTACCTATGGAACATTTTATGAGATGGGTATAGAGAGTAATTGTTAAGATATCtttgtggtgggcaggggtgggaacattatggtcagttTATGGGTAACGTGCTCTCTGACTAGGGTAACGTGCTCTCTGACTAGGGTAACCTGCTCTCTGAGTAGGGTATGCTCTCTGAGTAGGGTACTCGCTCTCTGAGTAGGGTACTCGCTCTCTGAGTAGGGTACTCGCTCTATGAGTAGGGTACTCGCTCTATGAGTAGGGTACTCGCTCTCTGAGTAGGGTACTCGCTCTCTGAGTAGGGTACTCGCTCTATGAGTAGGGTACTCGCTCTGAGTAGGGTACTCGCTCTGAGTAGGGTACTCGCTCTGAGTAGGGTACGCTCTCTGAATAGGGTACGCTCTCTGAGTAGGGTACGCTCTATGAGTAGGATACTCGCTCTATGAGTAGGGTACTCGCTCTGAGTAGGGTACTCGCTCTGAGTAGGGTACTCGCTCTCTGAGTAGGGTACTCGCTCTCTGAGTAGGGTACTCACTCTCTGAGTAGGGTACTCGCTCTCTGAGTAGGGTACTCGCTCTCTGAGTAGGTTACTCTCTGAGTAGGGTACTCGCTCTCTGAGTAGAGTCATTATCTTTTCTGCACAGTTTGTTATTTGTGTACCTTGTTCCAGCTGCAattagttttgcacatctctgggTGTAAGGGGAAGTAAAAAATTAGCAACACACATTCCTAAATTAACACTGAAAATCACAATAAAGATGGTCGGCGCGTCTCGGAGGGGCAGAGAGCTTTACACTGTGGCATAGAGCGATAAGAATCCGGAGCACACGAAATCTGCAGACAAATGAAAGTGTATTAATTACATATTGAAAATAAAGGTTTGAAATGTTGTGTGCTCTGGATTCTTTATTCTGGATGTAAGAGTGTCACTGTAagccaggtcttttaacaccatttatatttaagggatcagtcacaaggcaaaacaaggcagtgaaataaagtgaggtttatttggataagacctcggaaacacataGAAATACAAaacacagagaatatacacacttactggggtctgggggttgagaactagactttcctagttgcagggcgcctgcttcagcaaaaggcgtTACCCTGCTCACTCCACGTCACTGGAATAAGCCTGGAACAGGTAACCTTACTCCCCAGAACCAGTCCTCAGCTTTGCTAGGAGaccctggcacctcaatgcccctGGGAAACCATACCGGCGCCTCACTGGACTAGTCCAAAGGTTACCTAGAAGGCTCGGAGGGAGAGAACTCTGATCTGCGGCAGCCCCTTTCATAGACTACAATGTCCCATGTTTTAACATGGACAGAGCCTTTCTGCCACTTAGAGCCTGGGAACTTTTCCCACAAGCCTATCAGAgcggggctcatctggctgatgacGATGTCAGAGGCAGAGAGCGTGCCACACCAGCTTGAAAAAAATCGGGTGGGCAggaaatatgaattagccaatgggaaatgtGCCCACAAGCAGCATGTTCCCCCCAGATAACCCATTGCCGGCTCCACTAGATCTGCAGTCACAAAAGGGGCCCCAGTGGGGTGCCCCCTGTTCTCTGGAACTGGCCCGGAGCCTTTtccctgctcaccaaatggttctCCTACCTCTGGACATCCTTCCACCTTTAAACTTCAaggtctatgcagacatcctggcaccCATGTAaatgccctggctgactgcatagacatttatacatgcagtataaacatcataaaacatactttaatcaagtataaaccttggggaaccttatatacgTGCGAGGAAATTAGttggggatatctgggctcgaaaaccaggagtctgggggacacggtgcggccccaatgtaattcaccccgcgtacccacaaatagtgcctgcacggCGAGGAGAATCAGGAGAGTACcagtgactccccccccccgaactcctgcaaacaaaaggaatacattttcgcCCAAATAGCCCACttaaaacttacactcccaaaatctGCAGTTTCTACGACACTGGGAACCCCAAAcgcccctaaacaggtcaggttttgctATACTTTACAAGGGACTTCCATAGCCCACCCCGTCCTTATGTACAGACGGGTACCCACAAACCTATACTGTTTGCAGGGAGCCATAACGGTACTTGGGGTACCCCTAAACCAGGAAGGATTTTCGAAGGAtatgaaacacattttatttggTTCACTTTCCTTCctgtgctgtgctgaagcagggtacccgaATGGTGAGTCACGGTTACATTTTTAAGGCAAGATATTGCTGGGGCAATGTGTCTACATGTATCCGAAAATCATGCCTGATTGTGGGATATATTTATCGGGGAACCGGCAACTCTGATCCCCGACCTGATATGCACATTCTGACACCCCTTTCTCCACAAAATCCCCCTTAAAACTCAGGCACCAGAAATCCCTgtttgattgcatgcccggaaagggaaaaatacTTTGAATACATTTTGGGCAGTAGATTGCTGTCCAAATACACATAGGCTGACTATAGGGGTTCCCTAATAATCACCCCTGCTTCCCTGGTGCCAAAGTCACTttcctgctgctatctcctgggAGAAATCACAACCCTACTTGGCATTCTTATCCCACAACCCTGCAGGGGACCGTATAGGGGGAACATGGTTACAGAAAATACAATGTTTTCTCTTACTGGACCCAAGAGCTAACCCTCTTGGCCCATTACCTACGGTCTCTGGAGGCAACCGGCCAGGCTTCAccttttattaatgaaggccagcTACCTCCGGCCGTCACAAAGAGGAAAAGACTTTATAATGTCACTGTTTTCCTATGTATAAGAGACCGCAGCACCCTGTGCACCCATGTTCTCCTGGCACTGCGGTGACGTGGAGTTTTGGTCTATAACAGGCTCAGAAAAgctctctttttttcccccagcTCTCCATGACTGAGGCCTTACCCGAGTGGGTTTGGGTGCGTCTGATCACCTTTGTCTTCAACATGCTACGTTAAGACTACATCACCTGCAGATAAAACCATGCAACGTCACGGAACACCAGCTGCAAGAACCATCAACATCATCTGGAACGTCTCAGACGTCCAATCAATAACATGTTATCTCATGAAGTTGTGCAATGTACAGATTCTTACTCTCGCATTACTCTCGCATTACTCTCATTACTCTCGCATTTTCAGTGAttagtaaaaatatatatctcaTAAAATGTAGAACTAACGAGGATCCAATTATTAATATGTAACCCTTTGCTGGGTGCCAGTCCCAGCATCTTATTAAACTTCACAGATCAGCACAAAATTAAGTGGGTACAACCTGTCTAACATGTAAGGGCATGTATCATGCTACAATCATATCATAATgcgggcaccacagagagagggcaCATTATCATTCCAGCTTTATATTACTACATATCCAATGCCCAACTGCGGGCACCACAGGGAGAGGGCACAGGATCATGCCAGCTCTATATTACTACATATTATCCAATGCCCCGACTGCGGGCACCACAGGGAGACAGCCCAGCATCGTCCCAGCTCTATtttagctaaccgctaaggcaatgaagaggttaactaccagtgccatgtttattgtgagtagcgggggtgggtgaaggtggtatttggcacaaggtggatgtttaggccttgcggggggttgcgggaggagttaaccccttcattaccttagcggttaataccactaagttaatgaaggggttaacccctcccgctacccacctggtaggtataaacacccaccaagggccaaatgccaccttcacccatcctcgctccCTACAATAAatattcaaaaacacaacaaccctaataccaACCTCCActaccctcaacacatacagtacagtaattggcaaacttaatattatccagatatgaataatagctaatttgcccattctaaataaaacattattagcaagcataaataaagtaaataaaacttgcacgtACCCGTGCCaggatgaagggtgtcctcatcatcattctccaggtccatgtcctccgttggcaggaacagaacaataaaaaatacaatctaatggcccctaaccccctaatcaccttagcggttaataaccgctattgtaatttagttgtttacccccctcccccgctacccacccgggatgcctaaccatccaccccagggccactaccctcaccctctacccattgattggcacagtggaacatcatacccatatactatggacatgataagccactatagcagtcaatgggcaacctaaaaaaaaatcaagcCCAAAAATACACagcaataaaagaaatacacaagcacctaaacaccacaagaataaaagaactcAAAATCctaaactacacatcaataaaattaatctaacaccaaaacagcaaaagaatacaaattatgtTATTACAAAACACAagattacaattaaataaacacctaaccaacagaacaataaaaaaaataaacagctaaacaacaaaacaattaaataaatgaaacCCCTAACCattcctaaaatgtaataaaaacaagccctacaaatacataacaatttagtcaaaacaataaaacataaatagaaaatagaacaatcaattcaaaacaagcatttgcaaaaaaatcattgtctgtcactgtatttatctgtactctaaaggggcacagataaatacattggaagtcaatgggcaagcaaaaacataaaaagaaacaaaatacaataaaaaacctgaaaaaagaaaattacatacattcaatatttgccTTAACTTTCGAAGTTCACCCTCTGAATCTCGGCGTATCAGGAAGCGCTCGACATCTAGAGTAAGCATGCCAAAACTACAACAACACAAAAGAAAGGGAGGTGCCATTACAATTTAAACATTACACAGTCTGAACACGGATCTACGAGACGAGACCACACAAGACCATTGACAGCCACCACAGCACAAGATGATGGTGTTTTGAGAGCAGATGTTGTGTAAACTTGGGTGACTTAACAGGAGAAAAATATTTAAGTTTGTCTTATAAACTGGTTGACAATatccaatacatttttgtttgactaGAAATTGTTGTGTtaataataaaacacaaaagcgaaatgtacaaaatgtgaaaatacagaagcaaaataaaatgtattgttAACAAGCACGCCTCGCCATGTAAAATGGAAATGTATAGCATGTATACAGCAGTACAAGCTGTAAGTTCTCTAATAAAaagattaaaaattaaaaaaaggaagTTCTGATCTGTGTTCGGTCATTTTTAGGACTCTTTGGGCTTGTTATTGAAgttaaacttctttagtggcacctctgatgggataaaactggatagatgtggggtgaaatgtgaaacggaagtgacgtcacgttatggacccacccaccccagacccacacccccccacacaccgttgCTGACATATGcggtggcgatagccgccgctcctaacgcccGCTGTTCCGCCGCctactgccatgccgcgcatgcgcagttgtgatggcgccgctgacggacgccacacatgcgcagaagcagctggCAGTGGCGTCATTCCCCCCACACGCGTTCGCGGGCCCCCTGTGCCCTCGGGAAGCGGTGACATACGGCGCAACACACGCGCGGCACAGGGGCTCGGCGCCGGCTCCTGGAAGAAAGGGTGACCCGGGCGGGCCGGGCAGCGGACGGGTAATCGCGCCCGCGGccggtcactcatgcccgtgccgggcgcatgtaccccgcAAGGGGCGGGGGGGACGTTGCGCAGAAtttgtgaaggagggggggggggtggggggatgcgcAGAATttgcagaaggggagggggagaagtggtgcgcaattttacaccccgcccctggctgcagcaggacacacacacactgactgacccccacacacacacacacacactaactggcccccccacacacacatacactgcctggcccccacacacacactaactggcccccacacacacacactgactgacccccacacacacacacacactgcctggcccccccacacacactaactggcccacacacacacacacacacacacacacacacacacacacacacacacacacacacacacacactgcctggcccccacacacacactaactggcccccccacacacacacacactgactggcccccacacacacactgactggcccccacacacacacacacactgactgacccccccacacacacacacacacactgactggcccccacacacacactgactggcccccacacacacacacacactgactgacccccacacagaccttgactgacccccacacagaccttgactgacccccacacacactgactgacccccacacacactgactgacccccacacacacacactaactgacccccacacacacactgactgacccccacacacacacccccacacacacattgactgacccccacacacacacactgactgacctccacacacacacactgactgacccccacacacacactgactgacccccacacacacactgactgacccccacacacacactgactgacccccacacacacactgactgacccccacacacacacggactgacccccacacacacactgactgacccccacacacacactgactgacccccacacacactgactgacccccacacacacactgactgacccccacacacacactgactgaccctcacacacactgactgacccccacacacactgactgaccccgacacagacccccacacacacactgactgacacacagacccccacacacacacactgactgacccccccacacacacactgactgacccccacacacacactgactgacccccacacacacactgactgacccccacacacacactgaccaccacacagacccccacacacactgactgacccccacacacactgactgaccccgacacagacccccacacacacactgactgacacacagacccccccacacacacactgactgaccccccacacacactgactgacccctacacacacacttacggaccccccacacacacacttacggacccccacacacacactgacggacccccacacacactgacggacccccacacacacactgactgacccccacacagacccccacaaccacactgactgaccccgacgcagacccccacacacactgactgacccccacacacacactgactgacccccacacacacactgatggacccccacacacacactgacggacccccacacacacactgacggacccccacacacacccccacacacacacactggctgacccccacacacactctgactgacccccacatacacccccacacacatgctgactgacccccacacacacactgactgacccccaaacagacccccacacacacccccacacacaca from Ascaphus truei isolate aAscTru1 chromosome 19, aAscTru1.hap1, whole genome shotgun sequence encodes:
- the HSDL1 gene encoding inactive hydroxysteroid dehydrogenase-like protein 1 → MKTVSALQRLYKDVFRSYSSHVKLLAVVGAWYTARKGLSLLCECYSVIRLHVTPRLLCRTDLVRQYGEWAVVTGATDGIGKAYAEELASRGVNIILISRNREKLQRVSDAIAGTYGVRTSFIEADFSRGREVYPPIKEALRHVDVGILVNNAGVFYEDLQCFTTVPEDKQWDIINVNIAAATMMVYIVLPGMVKRKRGAIVNVSSGSSCKPTPQMTLYSASKSFMDHFSRTLHYEYASQGIFIQSLVPFFVVTNMISFSRILQRKSFLVPLAKEYVRQAVLTLGISHRTAGYWSHTILLSMTEALPEWVWVRLITFVFNMLR